The Malus domestica chromosome 10, GDT2T_hap1 nucleotide sequence GGTATACTACCTTAGTAGAATTCTGActgaggtagaaacaagatactccccaatagaaaagttGTGCCTAGCCCTGTATTTCACTGCTAGTAAGttgaggcattacatgttaccttgtcacgtgcaTATCATCGCCaaaacagatgtgataaagtatatGTTGTCAAAACCAATGCTAACAGGAAAgattgggaagtggattctagcattatcagagTTCAGCTTTCAATATGTATCCCAAAGGGCGGTCAAGGGCCAAGCAATTGCCGACTTCTTGACAGAGCATCAAGAGTTTGAAGATGAAACTATCAATATACCGGGGACCTTGGAAGTGACTAGTGTTTGGATCCCACCAGGTAAGGGCATCTCGGGCAAAGAAGAATGGGTCcaacaagaaataaaaagagtAACTGGCCTCTAGATTACTCCTTGAAAgctgtattttgatggttcttaCACTTAGAAAGCTTCTGGAGCTGGGATTATCATCATAAATCCCCAAGGGTTTCACCATTATTACTCGTTCCTCCTAGATTACCAAGAGAGCACcaacaatcaagcagaatatgAAGCCTTAATAATTGGCTTGGAAATCCTGATAGAGCTATGGGCAATGGAGGTAgaggtgtttggtgattcaaaGCTAGTAATAAACCAGCTAAATGGAGAATACAAGTGTAGACATATCATCATGGCTGGGTATTACTTGGCGACCACTCAATTGTTGAGCTATTGGGATTCTGAAGTATCAGTTAATCATATTCCCAGGGGATCCAATTTGGTGGCCAACGAGATGGCGCAAATAGCCTCAAGAGTACCAATCCAGGAAAGGAAGTATGGAGTAGATGTTGAGATTCAAAGAAGAAATCTTCCTTTTATCCTAGAAAGGGGATTCAGTCTAGATGTAATGGTTCTAGAAACTGAGATGGAAGACTGGAGATCGCTTATCATTCATCATTTAAAAGATCATTCTTCACCCACAAGCAAGAAGAATAGACAGCAAACAACTAAGTATGTCTTATGGGAGGAGAACCTGTTAAGGAAAACTCCGGATGGGCTACTATTGAAATGCCTAGGCCAAAAGGAATCTATGAGAGTAATGGCCGAGGTACATGAAGGAATATACGGGGCACATCAAGCTGGAACGAAGATGAGGTGGTTGATTAGGAGGTATGGATATTTCTGGCCCAACGTAgaaaaagattgcaagtctTATACCCGAGGCTGTGAGAAATGTCAAAGGCATGGACCCCTTCAACAGTGCCTTCAGTACCTTTAAATCCAGTGGTTAAACCTTGGCCCTTCAGAGGATGGacaatggacttcatcgggcagatTTATCCATCCTCTAGCAAAGGGCATACTTTCATAATTGTGGCGatggattacttcaccaaatgggtagaagcttcGGCCGTAAAGACCATAACCTCAGCTGCAGTCAAGAAATTTATTGAGACCAAGATTCTGCACAGGTTTGGGGTGCCCGAAACCATAGTCACGGAtcgtgggccatcttttatatcaaaagaagttgaagaatttgcaaacaaatacaaaataaagatgatccagttCAGTCATTACTACCCTCAGTCAAATGGACAGGTAGAGGCCAATAACAAGATTTTGAtaaacattatcaaaagaatggtgaTAGATAGTCCAAAAAAGTGGCATGAAAAGCTAAGGaatactttgtgggcatacCGAACCTCTAAGAGGGCAGGAACAGGGACAACTTCTTATGCTTTGACTTTCGGGTAAGATTCAGTTCTTACCATGGAAATCAATGTAAATTCtgtcagaattcaaaatcaatttggaTTACACAGTGAAGAGTACATagaagccatgtgtcaagggatTGAAGACTTAAATGTAGCCCGAATTGAGGCCTTGAACCAGATTCAGGAAAGGAAAAGGGCTGTTGCTCGAGCCTATAACAAGAAAGTAAAGCTGAAGTCTTTCAAGGAATGAGATTTAGTATGGAAGGCAGTCCTCCTTCTAGGAGCTTAGCTTAGGGGCTTTGGgaaatggagcccgacatgggaaggtcctttcattGTTAGTCAAGTATTAGACAAGGGAGGATACTACTTGGCGGACATCGAAGGAAATGGGCAGAAACATCCCATCAATGTTAAATTCTTAAAAAAgtattgtcctacattatgggatgttagggattgttatattgaagaagATGTAAGATAAAGCAGGCTTCAGGGTGCCAAAATGTAGTGTTTATTCATCAACCATTCAAGAAGACAGAAAGATAAAAGTTCCTAAAATGATGTTTTATTCATTTCGACAAATTGGTGAAATTTACATCAGATTCAGCTCTAATGTGCTATGCTCGATTCCTTCTAGTTGCAGTGGTGTCTCGACCAGTTTTCTGGTATCTTCATGAACAAAACCCGATCAGGTGACCAGGTTGTGCGGCCAAGATGAGCCTGGTAGGGGACCCTCAATGCGAACTACCAGGTATGATGATGAAGTCTGACTTATCGGGGCAACTACCAGGATGGTGTTCCCTCGACCAAACTTGTAAAAATTCAAACAAGCTTAGAACAAAAAAACCGcctgaccaaaggtgttgggaATAGTGGGGTGTATGTCCAAAGGTGTTGGGAATAGTGGTTATTTGATGGAAATCCTTTTTCTCACGTTTTAGGAAACTCCATATGAGTCCTGAGGAATCCATTTCCCTAGTTTTAGAAGAAAACTTAGAAGGCAGAAACGCCCGAGGGAGATAAAGGGAGAGGCTGGGGATGATCTGTTGGCTgggtatgagaagttatttgtTCGAAGAATGAAGATTTGAGCTGAAATTTATAGGAACATCAGAGGATAGCTCAAAGGTCATGAGAAGAGCAAGAGACGCAAGATTGCGTTCATCCAGTctagaaaacacaagttccgAGAACAGGTATACAAGCATGCggatattcaatcaatattggcaCCTGGAATTCCAGCCTGAATATTAATTGAATGGGGTACTgcttgggttaaaacttgaactttaggCTTAAAAGGAAGTTAGCCCAAAATGAGGTCTAGAAGAAAGGAAGCCCAAGGCTCAACCAAAGCCCAGAAGGCGGAATAGACCTTTTTCCCGACTAAGTGCAGATTAATCAAGCTACCTGCTCACCTACCTAAaggtcaagtggtgtagactagccagctaatcagcccaaaagtactttacaatggcagGACAAGTAAAAACCTGATGAGTCATTACCCTTCAGAGGCATTCAGGCAAGATCAATACTGCAGGTAGCCAAGCCAAATCATCTAttaaaggagaaagaaaaatcagagataaggacactcaat carries:
- the LOC139188503 gene encoding uncharacterized protein; this encodes MLTGKIGKWILALSEFSFQYVSQRAVKGQAIADFLTEHQEFEDETINIPGTLEVTSVWIPPGKGISGKEEWVQQEIKRKASGAGIIIINPQGFHHYYSFLLDYQESTNNQAEYEALIIGLEILIELWAMEVEVFGDSKLVINQLNGEYKCRHIIMAGYYLATTQLLSYWDSEVSVNHIPRGSNLVANEMAQIASRVPIQERKYGVDVEIQRRNLPFILERGFSLDVMVLETEMEDWRSLIIHHLKDHSSPTSKKNRQQTTKYVLWEENLLRKTPDGLLLKCLGQKESMRVMAEVHEGIYGAHQAGTKMRWLIRRGWTMDFIGQIYPSSSKGHTFIIVAMDYFTKWVEASAVKTITSAAVKKFIETKILHRFGVPETIVTDRGPSFISKEVEEFANKYKIKMIQFSHYYPQSNGQVEANNKILINIIKRMVIDSPKKWHEKLRNTLWAYRTSKRAGTGTTSYALTFGEEYIEAMCQGIEDLNVARIEALNQIQERKRAVARAYNKKVKLKSFKE